Proteins from a genomic interval of Colletes latitarsis isolate SP2378_abdomen chromosome 3, iyColLati1, whole genome shotgun sequence:
- the Zip102b gene encoding zinc/iron regulated transporter-related protein 102B isoform X1 produces the protein MEESSVLWMLSFVMLIGSCIAGSLPLVMNLSEDKLQLVSILGAGLLVGTALAVIIPEGIRVLFTGGNNSDQGFYNAPHSLIGISLILGFVFMLLVDQCSARRNGGRERSVTATLGLVVHAAADGIALGAAATTSQADVELIVFLAIMLHKAPAAFGLVSFLLHEGVDRKRIGRNLLIFSFAAPCLALVTYFGIGKEGKETLSNVNATGLAMLFSAGTFLYVATVHVLPELMTRNSNYTHLPTAENVTVSSGLKVKEILVLVIGSFLPALITTGHHH, from the exons ATGGAAGAAAGTTCGGTTTTATGGATGCTTTCCTTCGTAATGCTTATTGGTTCCTGTATAGCTGGGTCCTTACCTTTAGTTATGAATTTGTCTGAG GACAAATTACAACTGGTTTCGATACTTGGTGCTGGACTTCTTGTAGGCACTGCACTAGCTGTAATTATACCAGAAGGTATAAGAGTATTGTTTACTGGTGGAAACAACAGTGATCAAGGGTTTTACA ATGCTCCTCACTCCTTAATAGGTATTAGTTTAATACTTGGTTTTGTATTTATGCTTCTGGTTGATCAGTGCTCAGCTAGAAGAAATGGAGGAAGAGAAAGGAGCGTTACTGCTACTTTGGGCCTTGTAGTTCATGCAGCAGCTGATGGAATAGCATTAGGAGCTGCTGCAACTACATCACAAGCTGATGTAGAATTAATCGTATTTTTAGCAATAATGCTACATAAG gcACCTGCTGCATTTGGTCTTGTGTCATTTTTACTTCATGAGGGAGTAGATAGGAAAAGAATAGGTAGAAATCTTTTAATATTCTCTTTTGCCGCTCCTTGCCTTGCTCTTGTAACGTATTTTGGTATTGGAAAG gaaGGAAAAGAAACGCTTAGTAATGTCAATGCAACTGGCCTGGCAATGTTGTTTAGTGCAGGTACATTCCTGTATGTTGCAACTGTGCATGTGTTGCCAGAATTAATGACGAGAAATAGCAATTACACGCATCTACCGACTGCCGAAAATGTGACAGTGTCTTCTGGACTTAAAGTTAAAGAAATATTAGTTTTAGTGATTGGTTCATTTTTACCTGCATTAATTACAACTGGTCACCATCATTGA
- the LOC143352066 gene encoding serine/threonine-protein kinase SIK3 isoform X2: protein MASATTSHNEVSQEFSVNKLIRVGYYELEKTIGKGNFAVVKMATHVVTKSKVAIKIIDKTKLNEENLAKIFREVHIMKRLRHPHIIRLYQVMETDKMIYLVTEYAPGGEIFDHLVRNGRMPEPEARRIFRQIVLAVRYLHQQRVVHRDLKAENLLLDADNNIKLADFGFSNEYTPGVPLSTWCGSPPYAAPEIFEGKQYDGPRADVWSLGVVLYILVCGALPFDGPTMQLLRSVVISGKFRIPFFMSAECEKLIRHMLVVEPERRLSISQILAHSWMGGDGVTEPEPGGCNSENVPLQLNQLVIENMLRLPGLSADTLLKAVQGNAFDHVSAIYNLLVDQLEPTMPSLPSIQTIPGDYAPDGAHQLEKYGDAEAETEERSGMQLTPGTPYHTTRRHTVGPGDTAHQPPTQYPYNYNHTSGDPALRLLPILQCNNTDPQVLPHTNLPLNLPLVQHQPPQNFQIKDQHLLKPPPVMGATGSFGRRASDGGANLHVFYQQHGSGSGSGDDGNWSQPGSREHLQPIQSGSPTLVPCTQSLNVGVSSGSGDTNGNNSGSGSGGSDRRRRSGLTAVMQRPVGNRDSYKEPSTHVATERYSPVRRASEGSGPSGPGIQALQQEYQQLQRLASPSHSPASIPGSPVHERGVAAITQGLSGLTTATVQGSIVHGTPTQPPATPLDLSPLRHHRSPATTPVSYSPSNSPALDMIQEEHPVELPRVPPQISITDLGGQVTLISCSPSPSPSPDSLEDTLPHYNPLPSFIISEPCDPLRPSITRGIGRPLNTSIPTEVEVTLSDESSRLNSEAILGRVKQIIDARAPPKGFIFNREEVKGSGLSLEYPGGVQIELRVCESEEKEVKGIKMRRISGDQLQYSQLCQQLISCITV, encoded by the exons ATGGCATCCGCGACGACGTCGCACAATGAGGTTTCGCAGGAATTTTCTGTCAACAAACTTATCCGTGTTGGTTATTATGAATTGGAGAAAACTATTGGCAAGGGAAATTTTGCCGTTGTTAAAATGGCTACCCACGTCGTGACAAAATCTAAG GTGGCTATTAAAATAATAGATAAAACAAAGTTGAATGAAGAAAATTTGGCTAAAATTTTTCGCGAAGTACACATAATGAAACGATTAAGGCATCCACATATCATAAGATTATATCAAGTAATGGAAACAGACAAGATGATATATTTAGTCACTGAATATGCTCCTGGAGGAGAGATATTTGATCATCTTGTACGGAATGGAAGAATGCCAGAACCAGAAGCAAGAAGAATTTTTCGTCAAATTGTTCTTGCTGTTCgttatctccatcaacaaagagTCGTTCATCGAGATCTTAAG gcTGAGAATTTACTACTTGATGCAGACAATAATATAAAACTTGCAGACTTTGGATTTAGTAATGAATATACTCCAGGTGTTCCACTTAGCACTTGGTGTGGATCACCACCATATGCTGCTCCTGAAatttttgaaggaaaacagTATGATGGCCCAAGGGCTGATGTATGG AGCCTTGGTGTTGTTTTGTATATATTGGTTTGTGGTGCATTGCCATTTGATGGACCTACAATGCAACTGTTACGTTCCGTAGTAATCTCAGGAAAATTTAGAATACCGTTTTTTATGTCTGCAG AATGCGAGAAACTGATTAGACATATGTTGGTAGTAGAACCAGAACGACGTTTAAGTATCTCACAGATTTTAGCACACTCCTGGATGGGCGGAGATGGTGTAACAGAACCTGAACCAGGAGG GTGCAATTCTGAAAATGTGCCACTACAGCTAAATCAGTTAGTAAtagaaaatatgttaagattacCAGGACTCAGTGCAGACACATTATTAAAAGCAGTTCAAGGGAATGCTTTCGATCATGTATCAGCAATATATAATCTTCTTGTTGATCAATTAGAACCAACAATGCCTAGTTTACCCAGTATTCAAACTATACCAGGAGATTATGCTCCTGATGGAGCGCATCAATTAGAAAag TATGGTGATGCAGAAGCAGAAACTGAAGAAAGGAGTGGAATGCAATTAACACCTGGTACACCTTATCACACAACAAGAAGACATACAGTAGGACCTGGAGATACAGCACATCAACCACCTACACAATATCCATATAATTATAATCATACATCGGGCGATCCGGCACTGCGACTCCTTCCTATACTACAGTGTAATAATACTGATCCTCAGGTGTTACCTCATACAAATTTGCCATTAAACCTTCCTTTAGTTCAACATCAACCACCACAGAACTTTCAAATCAAGGATCAGCATTTATTGAAACCACCTCCCGTTATGGGAGCAA CGGGAAGTTTTGGTAGAAGAGCTTCAGATGGTGGAGCTAATCTTCATGTCTTTTATCAACAACATGGTAGTGGTTCTGGTAGTGGAGACGACGGAAATTGGAGTCAACCGGGCAGTAGAGAACATTTGCAACCT ATTCAAAGTGGAAGCCCAACACTTGTACCATGTACTCAGTCATTAAACGTAGGAGTCAGTAGTGGAAGTGGAGATACGAATGGCAATAATAGCGGAAGTGGAAGTGGAGGCAGTGATAGAAGAAGACGAAGTGGTCTTACTGCCGTCATGCAAAGACCAG TTGGTAATAGAGACTCGTATAAGGAACCAAGCACTCATGTTGCCACTGAAAGGTACTCGCCCGTTCGGAGAGCATCAGAGGGTTCAGGTCCATCTGGACCTGGAATTCAGGCACTTCAACAAGAGTATCAACAACTGCAAAGGTTAGCATCTCCGTCGCATAGTCCTGCAAGTATACCTGGATCTCCTGTACATGAGAGAGGGGTAGCAGCAATCACACAAG GTTTGAGTGGACTAACCACAGCAACAGTACAAGGCAGCATTGTACATGGTACTCCAACACAACCACCAGCCACGCCATTAGATTTGAGTCCACTAAGACATCATAGATCACCAGCAACAACACCAGTTAGTTATTCACCTAGTAATAGTCCTGCTTTGGACATGATTCAGGAAGAACATCCTGTAGAATTACCAAGA GTGCCACCTCAAATATCTATAACAGATCTTGGAGGGCAAGTAACGCTTATCAGTTGTTCACCCTCGCCATCTCCATCACCTGATTCACTTGAAGATACATTACCTCATTATAATCCTCTTCCCAGCTTTATTATCTCAGAACCATGTGATCCTTTAAGACCCAGTATCACACGAGGTATCGGTAGGCCGCTAAATACATCAATACCTACGGAAGTTGAAGTCACTTTATCGGATGAATCGAGTAGATTGAATTCCGAAGCTATATTGGGCCGTGTGAAACAAATTATAGATGCAAGAGCTCCACCAAAGGGATTTATCTTTAATAGAGAAGAAGTGAAAGGTAGTGGGCTTAGTTTAGAATATCCAGGCGGTGTTCAAATCGAACTGAGAGTATGTGAATCTGAAGAAAAAGAAGTAAAAGGCATTAAAATGCGAAGAATTAGTGGGGACCAATTGCAATACAGTCAACTTTGTCAACAGCTGATCTCGTGCATTACCGTTTGA
- the LOC143352066 gene encoding serine/threonine-protein kinase SIK3 isoform X1, with translation MASATTSHNEVSQEFSVNKLIRVGYYELEKTIGKGNFAVVKMATHVVTKSKVAIKIIDKTKLNEENLAKIFREVHIMKRLRHPHIIRLYQVMETDKMIYLVTEYAPGGEIFDHLVRNGRMPEPEARRIFRQIVLAVRYLHQQRVVHRDLKAENLLLDADNNIKLADFGFSNEYTPGVPLSTWCGSPPYAAPEIFEGKQYDGPRADVWSLGVVLYILVCGALPFDGPTMQLLRSVVISGKFRIPFFMSAECEKLIRHMLVVEPERRLSISQILAHSWMGGDGVTEPEPGGCNSENVPLQLNQLVIENMLRLPGLSADTLLKAVQGNAFDHVSAIYNLLVDQLEPTMPSLPSIQTIPGDYAPDGAHQLEKYGDAEAETEERSGMQLTPGTPYHTTRRHTVGPGDTAHQPPTQYPYNYNHTSGDPALRLLPILQCNNTDPQVLPHTNLPLNLPLVQHQPPQNFQIKDQHLLKPPPVMGATGSFGRRASDGGANLHVFYQQHGSGSGSGDDGNWSQPGSREHLQPIQSGSPTLVPCTQSLNVGVSSGSGDTNGNNSGSGSGGSDRRRRSGLTAVMQRPVINPEMVMEVEARMNRAYLPSRLLPTHLRGSTLPHHRKTSLYHTSTVGNRDSYKEPSTHVATERYSPVRRASEGSGPSGPGIQALQQEYQQLQRLASPSHSPASIPGSPVHERGVAAITQGLSGLTTATVQGSIVHGTPTQPPATPLDLSPLRHHRSPATTPVSYSPSNSPALDMIQEEHPVELPRVPPQISITDLGGQVTLISCSPSPSPSPDSLEDTLPHYNPLPSFIISEPCDPLRPSITRGIGRPLNTSIPTEVEVTLSDESSRLNSEAILGRVKQIIDARAPPKGFIFNREEVKGSGLSLEYPGGVQIELRVCESEEKEVKGIKMRRISGDQLQYSQLCQQLISCITV, from the exons ATGGCATCCGCGACGACGTCGCACAATGAGGTTTCGCAGGAATTTTCTGTCAACAAACTTATCCGTGTTGGTTATTATGAATTGGAGAAAACTATTGGCAAGGGAAATTTTGCCGTTGTTAAAATGGCTACCCACGTCGTGACAAAATCTAAG GTGGCTATTAAAATAATAGATAAAACAAAGTTGAATGAAGAAAATTTGGCTAAAATTTTTCGCGAAGTACACATAATGAAACGATTAAGGCATCCACATATCATAAGATTATATCAAGTAATGGAAACAGACAAGATGATATATTTAGTCACTGAATATGCTCCTGGAGGAGAGATATTTGATCATCTTGTACGGAATGGAAGAATGCCAGAACCAGAAGCAAGAAGAATTTTTCGTCAAATTGTTCTTGCTGTTCgttatctccatcaacaaagagTCGTTCATCGAGATCTTAAG gcTGAGAATTTACTACTTGATGCAGACAATAATATAAAACTTGCAGACTTTGGATTTAGTAATGAATATACTCCAGGTGTTCCACTTAGCACTTGGTGTGGATCACCACCATATGCTGCTCCTGAAatttttgaaggaaaacagTATGATGGCCCAAGGGCTGATGTATGG AGCCTTGGTGTTGTTTTGTATATATTGGTTTGTGGTGCATTGCCATTTGATGGACCTACAATGCAACTGTTACGTTCCGTAGTAATCTCAGGAAAATTTAGAATACCGTTTTTTATGTCTGCAG AATGCGAGAAACTGATTAGACATATGTTGGTAGTAGAACCAGAACGACGTTTAAGTATCTCACAGATTTTAGCACACTCCTGGATGGGCGGAGATGGTGTAACAGAACCTGAACCAGGAGG GTGCAATTCTGAAAATGTGCCACTACAGCTAAATCAGTTAGTAAtagaaaatatgttaagattacCAGGACTCAGTGCAGACACATTATTAAAAGCAGTTCAAGGGAATGCTTTCGATCATGTATCAGCAATATATAATCTTCTTGTTGATCAATTAGAACCAACAATGCCTAGTTTACCCAGTATTCAAACTATACCAGGAGATTATGCTCCTGATGGAGCGCATCAATTAGAAAag TATGGTGATGCAGAAGCAGAAACTGAAGAAAGGAGTGGAATGCAATTAACACCTGGTACACCTTATCACACAACAAGAAGACATACAGTAGGACCTGGAGATACAGCACATCAACCACCTACACAATATCCATATAATTATAATCATACATCGGGCGATCCGGCACTGCGACTCCTTCCTATACTACAGTGTAATAATACTGATCCTCAGGTGTTACCTCATACAAATTTGCCATTAAACCTTCCTTTAGTTCAACATCAACCACCACAGAACTTTCAAATCAAGGATCAGCATTTATTGAAACCACCTCCCGTTATGGGAGCAA CGGGAAGTTTTGGTAGAAGAGCTTCAGATGGTGGAGCTAATCTTCATGTCTTTTATCAACAACATGGTAGTGGTTCTGGTAGTGGAGACGACGGAAATTGGAGTCAACCGGGCAGTAGAGAACATTTGCAACCT ATTCAAAGTGGAAGCCCAACACTTGTACCATGTACTCAGTCATTAAACGTAGGAGTCAGTAGTGGAAGTGGAGATACGAATGGCAATAATAGCGGAAGTGGAAGTGGAGGCAGTGATAGAAGAAGACGAAGTGGTCTTACTGCCGTCATGCAAAGACCAG TTATAAATCCGGAAATGGTTATGGAGGTGGAAGCTAGGATGAATAGAGCTTACCTTCCATCACGACTCTTACCAACTCACCTTAGAGGATCAACGCTTCCACACCACAGGAAGACTTCTTTGTACCACACTAGCACTG TTGGTAATAGAGACTCGTATAAGGAACCAAGCACTCATGTTGCCACTGAAAGGTACTCGCCCGTTCGGAGAGCATCAGAGGGTTCAGGTCCATCTGGACCTGGAATTCAGGCACTTCAACAAGAGTATCAACAACTGCAAAGGTTAGCATCTCCGTCGCATAGTCCTGCAAGTATACCTGGATCTCCTGTACATGAGAGAGGGGTAGCAGCAATCACACAAG GTTTGAGTGGACTAACCACAGCAACAGTACAAGGCAGCATTGTACATGGTACTCCAACACAACCACCAGCCACGCCATTAGATTTGAGTCCACTAAGACATCATAGATCACCAGCAACAACACCAGTTAGTTATTCACCTAGTAATAGTCCTGCTTTGGACATGATTCAGGAAGAACATCCTGTAGAATTACCAAGA GTGCCACCTCAAATATCTATAACAGATCTTGGAGGGCAAGTAACGCTTATCAGTTGTTCACCCTCGCCATCTCCATCACCTGATTCACTTGAAGATACATTACCTCATTATAATCCTCTTCCCAGCTTTATTATCTCAGAACCATGTGATCCTTTAAGACCCAGTATCACACGAGGTATCGGTAGGCCGCTAAATACATCAATACCTACGGAAGTTGAAGTCACTTTATCGGATGAATCGAGTAGATTGAATTCCGAAGCTATATTGGGCCGTGTGAAACAAATTATAGATGCAAGAGCTCCACCAAAGGGATTTATCTTTAATAGAGAAGAAGTGAAAGGTAGTGGGCTTAGTTTAGAATATCCAGGCGGTGTTCAAATCGAACTGAGAGTATGTGAATCTGAAGAAAAAGAAGTAAAAGGCATTAAAATGCGAAGAATTAGTGGGGACCAATTGCAATACAGTCAACTTTGTCAACAGCTGATCTCGTGCATTACCGTTTGA
- the Zip102b gene encoding zinc/iron regulated transporter-related protein 102B isoform X2, which translates to MLLVDQCSARRNGGRERSVTATLGLVVHAAADGIALGAAATTSQADVELIVFLAIMLHKAPAAFGLVSFLLHEGVDRKRIGRNLLIFSFAAPCLALVTYFGIGKEGKETLSNVNATGLAMLFSAGTFLYVATVHVLPELMTRNSNYTHLPTAENVTVSSGLKVKEILVLVIGSFLPALITTGHHH; encoded by the exons ATGCTTCTGGTTGATCAGTGCTCAGCTAGAAGAAATGGAGGAAGAGAAAGGAGCGTTACTGCTACTTTGGGCCTTGTAGTTCATGCAGCAGCTGATGGAATAGCATTAGGAGCTGCTGCAACTACATCACAAGCTGATGTAGAATTAATCGTATTTTTAGCAATAATGCTACATAAG gcACCTGCTGCATTTGGTCTTGTGTCATTTTTACTTCATGAGGGAGTAGATAGGAAAAGAATAGGTAGAAATCTTTTAATATTCTCTTTTGCCGCTCCTTGCCTTGCTCTTGTAACGTATTTTGGTATTGGAAAG gaaGGAAAAGAAACGCTTAGTAATGTCAATGCAACTGGCCTGGCAATGTTGTTTAGTGCAGGTACATTCCTGTATGTTGCAACTGTGCATGTGTTGCCAGAATTAATGACGAGAAATAGCAATTACACGCATCTACCGACTGCCGAAAATGTGACAGTGTCTTCTGGACTTAAAGTTAAAGAAATATTAGTTTTAGTGATTGGTTCATTTTTACCTGCATTAATTACAACTGGTCACCATCATTGA